A window of the Lolium perenne isolate Kyuss_39 chromosome 7, Kyuss_2.0, whole genome shotgun sequence genome harbors these coding sequences:
- the LOC127311409 gene encoding uncharacterized protein, whose amino-acid sequence MATKQPPPSASTSGAAVSMKDYLKRYQSGPAAADQKKAKKKKKSKPSAPAGAGVLIVDEDPVWQKPVQIEDEPASSGDEKPQVDEDIEVKRMRRMEEIRAKRPYNSIANDGSGWVTVDADSPHRRRNDTPSPERGAGAGRKDLSPPRRRQQRRDTPSPKHGSAAGADISPPRQRQRRRDTPSPEAEGGDLSPPRKVRQQGDHSPPRRRAPRHDSEEPPQDLSPPRRRTRHDSEEPRDLSPPRRRTRHDSEEPKDFSPPRRRTRHDSEDRKDASPPRRQTRQDTKEPEDISPPRRRKGQDSTQLGDLSPPRRRKMGQGLVDGDISPPRKGRKFASDDLSPPRKGRDLSPPRKGRKEGAPKEARRAGLMSAEEVKEDIRKIKEDEKLKFAAQDPSFTGKGAKAVFRDKEGKRINQEDIQKAKGDEKPKEKHIEWGKGLVQKRAAEARVQDLEDEKSKPFARTRDDPELDSMLKNRLRWGDPMAHLVKRKEDFLLDDLGDDEKMKESGFIVPQNVPTHSWLKRGVDPPLNRYGIKPGRHWDGVDRSNGYEKDMYKLKNDKQAMEQEAYLWSVADM is encoded by the exons ATGGCGACGAAGCAGCCGCCGCCGTCCGCCTCTACATCCGGGGCCGCGGTGTCCATGAAGgactacctcaagcggtaccagtcgggccccgccgccgccgaccagaAGAaggccaagaagaagaagaagagcaagccCAGCGCCCCCGCCGGGGCCGGGGTGCTCATCGTCGACGAGGACCCCGTCTGGCAGAAGCCCGTGCAGATCGAGGACGAGCCCGCGTCGTCAG GGGACGAGAAGCCTCAGGTGGATGAAGACATCGAGGTCAAGCGGATGCGCCGCATGGAGGAAATCCGCGCCAAGCGGCCCTACAACTCCATCGCCAACGATGGCAGTGGCTGGGTCACTGTGGATGCTGACTCGCCCCACCGCCGCAGGAACGACACTCCCTCACCGGAGAGGGGCGCCGGCGCGGGGAGGAAGGATCTCTCGCCCCCACGCCGAAGGCAGCAGCGGCGCGACACACCCTCGCCGAAGCATGGAAGTGCTGCGGGGGCTGACATTTCACCGCCAAGGCAGAGGCAACGGCGCCGTGACACACCCTCGCCAGAGGCAGAGGGAGGCGATTTGTCGCCCCCACGGAAGGTCAGGCAGCAAGGGGACCACTCTCCTCCAAGGAGACGTGCTCCTCGCCATGACTCCGAGGAGCCACCCCAGGATCTCTCACCGCCACGGAGGCGCACGAGGCATGACTCGGAGGAGCCTCGAGACCTCTCCCCGCCTCGCCGAAGGACAAGGCATGACTCTGAGGAGCCCAAAGACTTCTCCCCACCTCGACGACGGACACGGCATGACTCAGAGGACCGCAAAGACGCCTCACCACCTCGCCGCCAGACTCGTCAGGATACGAAGGAGCCCGAGGACATCTCTCCACCACGGAGGCGGAAGGGCCAGGATTCGACGCAGCTGGGAGATCTGTCACCCCCGAGAAGGCGAAAAATGGGACAAGGCCTGGTTGATGGGGACATTTCGCCACCAAGGAAGGGTCGGAAATTTGCATCTGATGATCTGTCTCCACCTCGTAAGGGGAGAGACCTTTCTCCTCCAAGGAAGGGTAGAAAGGAAGGAGCTCCAAAAGAGGCAAGGAGAGCTGGGTTGATGTCAGCGGAGGAAGTTAAAGAGGACATCAGAAAGATTAAGGAGGATGAGAAGCTTAA GTTCGCAGCTCAGGATCCTTCCTTCACTGGTAAAGGGGCAAAGGCAGTATTCCGAGACAAGGAAG GAAAACGGATAAATCAAGAAGACATACAGAAGGCAAAGGGAGACGAGAAGCCAAAG GAAAAGCATATAGAATGGGGTAAAGGGTTGGTGCAGAAGCGAGCAGCAGAGGCTAGAGTTCAGGATCTTGAAGATGAGAAGAGTAAACCATTTGCGCGAACAAG GGATGATCCTGAGCTTGACAGTATGCTAAAAAACAGACTCCGGTGGGGTGATCCTATGGCTCATCTTGTTAAG CGCAAAGAGGACTTTCTTCTTGATGACTTGGGAGATGATGAAAAGATGAAAGAATCTGGCTTTATAGTTCCTCAAAATGTACCTACTCACAGCTGGCTGAAACGTGGCGTAGATCCTCCTCTGAACCGTTATGGAATAAAACCTGGTCGTCATTGGGATGGAGTGGATCGCAGCAATG GATACGAGAAGGATATGTATAAGCTGAAGAACGACAAACAAGCAATGGAGCAAGAGGCCTATCTCTGGTCTGTCGCCGATATGTGA